The Chloroflexota bacterium DNA window CGCGGCCTCGATCAAGCGCTCCCTCGCCCTTTCCATCCATCATGGACACCTCCTTGAGTTTGTGGCATCATGCCCCAATTCCGTGTCCAAGAAAATCCTAGGGCGGGGGAGCGCATGCGATTCGCGGAGGCGTCCGCACCTCTTCCACGCCCATGCCGGCGTAGACCTTCTTCCAGCGGTAGATGGTCTGCTCGCTGATCGCGAGCTCGCGGCAGACCTCAGGGACCGGCGTCCCGCCCTCGGCCTGGCGCAGCGCGAAGGCCACCTGCTCGGGGCTGTCTCTGGACCGTTTCATGCGATGATCCTCCTCGTTTTTCGGGCCGATTCATCCCACAAAAAGACTCATTCCATTTGGACCAGGTTTCGGGGAGGGGACGAGCGCAGACCGCGCAACGCGTCGAGATGCTCAATGCGCAGGAGAACGAGATCAAAGAACGGTTGGCGCGGCTTTATGACGCGCTGGAGACCGGCAAGCTTACCCTCGACGACGTCGCGCCGCGCATCCAGGACCTACGGGCTCAGCAGGCGCTCCTCGGACGATCCAAAGCAGAGGTGATGGAAGTGATGGATGCAGATCGGCGCCTGGCGGTGAGTCGAGAGGAGTTGCTTGTCTATTTGGGCGACTTCCGAGAGCTCTTAGCCAAAGGCGATGTGGGGAACTGGCGGACGCTCCTGAAATCGTTCATCCAACGCATCGAGAAGCGTGGACGAGAGGTGACGGTGCACTACACGCTACCGCTGCCGCGGGAAACGGTGTCACTGGGAGAGACGGGAGTTCTTACTTTGGAACAGAGTGGTGGGCGGTACTGGAGTCGAACCAGTGACCTTTGCGATGTCAACGCAACGCTCTAACCAACTGAGCTAACCGCCCGCGCAAGACATACCGGGAGAAGACGACTTCCGAAGTGTAACAAACCCCTCTTGGGAGCGTCAACACAAAGGTACGCTGCTCGCCCGTGATTTCCCCACGGCTCGGCCCTGGCGGCGTGGCGACTCTCCAGGGCTTCGGGTATACTTCAGATTCGGCGTCTCCCCATGAAAGCCTCACGACTCAGCTCCGAATCCCAGCAAGCCCTCGCTCGCGCTCACCAGACCGCCTACCGGGCTGGCGCCTCGCGCGTCGAGCCGGAGCATCTCTTCGTCGCCCTCGGCGAAGACCAGGCCACCGGCCTGGAGAAAGCCCTGCGCGATGCCGGCGCTAACGTCCAAGGAATCATCGAGGCGTTGACCGTCTCCCCGAAAGCATCCAAAGAAGCTGGTGGCTTCTTCCTCCAACCTTCCCCTGCGCTGGAAGAGGCTATGACGCGCGTCTGGGAGCGCGGTCTTGCCCAGCATCGCCATCACATCAGGCCCGTAGATCTCATTGAGGGTCTCTTGGATGAGAATGCCCCCTCGCCCTTCCGCGTGCGGCTCCTAGACCTCGGCGCAAAGCCTCAGGACCTTCAGCGTGCTCTCGTCACCCTGCGCAACAGGGGAACGGCCAGGGAGGGCCTCGTCACAAAGACCCGCACCCTGCGGAAGTTCAGCCGCTGCCTCACAGACCTCGCCCGCGAAGGCGCCCTCGACCCGGTGGTCGGTCGCCACCTGGAGATACGGCGCATCATGCAAGTCTTGGGCAGGCGTGTGAAGAACAATCCGGTGCTTGTCGGCCGCCCCGGCGTCGGCAGAACCGCGATGGTTGAGGGCCTTGCCTATCTCATCGCCAACGGCGAAGTTCCTGAGCATCTGAGGAGCAAAGTCCTCTTCGCTCTGGATATGGGCGCACTATCCGGCGGTGCCGACCACCGCGGCGTCTTTGAAGACCGGGCCAAGGCCCTCTTGGAAGATGTTCGCGAAGCCGGTGGCGACGTGATTCTCTTTATTGATGAGATCCAGACCATCGCTCGCGGCGGCACCGATCTGATGGCCGCTCTCAAATCAGCCATCGCCACAGGCGAACTTCGCTGCATCGGCGTCACCTCCTATGACGATTACCGGAACACCATCGAGAAGGACGGCGTCTTGGAGCGCCGCTTCCAACCCATCTTCATCGAGGAGACCTCTGTCCAGGAGACCGTCAGCATCCTGCGCGGCCTTCAGCCTCGATACGAGGCGCACCACGATATCCACATCACCGATGCCGCCCTTACCGCCGCGGCGAACCTCTCCCACCGCTTCATTACAGGCCGCGCCCTGCCCGATAAGGCTATTGACCTAGTGGATGAAGCGGCTTCCAAAGTGCGTATCGAGCGCGATACTATGCCTGCCGACCTCGAAGCCCACGGCAGGCGCGCGACGCAGCTTGACCAGGAGCTGCGCGGCCTCGCCTCCTCGCGCAAGCCTCAAGAGAAGGCCATCTCGCGCATCGGCGAGGAACGGGAGAAGGCGCAGACTGCGGCGCACGAGGCCGCCGAAGCTTGGGAGGCGCAGAAAGCCCTTGGCGATCAAGTGCGGAGCGAGCGCGAAGTTCTCGATTGGGAGCAGATGCTCATCCGCCACGGTGCCGCCGCAAATTGGACCAGGGAGCAGTTGCGCCGTGGC harbors:
- a CDS encoding transposase; translation: MKRSRDSPEQVAFALRQAEGGTPVPEVCRELAISEQTIYRWKKVYAGMGVEEVRTPPRIACAPPP
- a CDS encoding AAA family ATPase, which gives rise to MKASRLSSESQQALARAHQTAYRAGASRVEPEHLFVALGEDQATGLEKALRDAGANVQGIIEALTVSPKASKEAGGFFLQPSPALEEAMTRVWERGLAQHRHHIRPVDLIEGLLDENAPSPFRVRLLDLGAKPQDLQRALVTLRNRGTAREGLVTKTRTLRKFSRCLTDLAREGALDPVVGRHLEIRRIMQVLGRRVKNNPVLVGRPGVGRTAMVEGLAYLIANGEVPEHLRSKVLFALDMGALSGGADHRGVFEDRAKALLEDVREAGGDVILFIDEIQTIARGGTDLMAALKSAIATGELRCIGVTSYDDYRNTIEKDGVLERRFQPIFIEETSVQETVSILRGLQPRYEAHHDIHITDAALTAAANLSHRFITGRALPDKAIDLVDEAASKVRIERDTMPADLEAHGRRATQLDQELRGLASSRKPQEKAISRIGEEREKAQTAAHEAAEAWEAQKALGDQVRSEREVLDWEQMLIRHGAAANWTREQLRRGQETMQSLERALAKSEAKLAVQQRDRRLYKVDLEEEDIAHVVSSWTGIPLNKLMENERAKLLHMEESLHKRVVGQDAAVRAVSNAVRLARAGMKDPNRPVGNFLFLGPTGVGKTELSRALAEFLFDDESAMVRIDMSEYMEKHTVSRLIGAPPGYIGYEDSGQLTEAVRRRPYSVVLFDEIEKSHPDVFNLLLQIMDDGRLTDGHGRTVDFKNVIVIMTSNVGGHLYRETLGKKRAKLDELLAEELRKHFKPEFLNRIDGIVRFDMLTRENIKSIVGIQIGLVNKRMAGGSIRLEVAEPVKDYLAHEGFDQLQGARPLKRLIQSQIMEPLALHVLRGDFKEGDVVTLALGKEKKILFKRRAP